One segment of Salvia splendens isolate huo1 chromosome 20, SspV2, whole genome shotgun sequence DNA contains the following:
- the LOC121782507 gene encoding serine hydroxymethyltransferase 3, chloroplastic-like produces MQVCGGSAIMNSIQQPVATKISAFPSNWMGAIGSPSHVRMSSFKPCRSSQLEGSLVTGRPPSSASVPVPEIGGAASSFVDNGLEEVDPEIHSIINKEKNRQFRSLELIASENFTSRAVMEAVGSCLTNKYSEGLPGKRYYGGNEFIDELETLCQERALAAFNLDGNKWGVNVQPLSGSPANFEVYTAVLNPHDRIMGLDLPHGGHLSHGFMTAKRRVSGTSIYFESMPYRLDETTGLVDYDMLEKTAALFRPKLIIAGASAYPRDFDYPRMRKIADAAGAFLMMDMAHISGLVSASVVANPFEFCDIVTTTTHKSLRGPRGGMIFFKKEPVLGVDLETAINNAVFPGLQGGPHNHTIGGLAVCLKHAKSPEFKAYQSKVVSNCRALASRLTELGYKLVSGGSDNHLVLVDLRPLGIDGARVEKILDMASITLNKNSVPGDKSALVPGGIRIGSPAMTTRGFSENEFVSVADFIHEGVQITLEAKKSASGTKLQDFMKFVTSPSFPLANRVSDLQRRVEALTTQFPIPGL; encoded by the exons ATGCAGGTTTGTGGTGGGTCTGCAATCATGAATTCCATTCAGCAGCCTGTTGCAACCAAGATATCAGCATTCCCTTCAAACTGGATGGGTGCCATTGGAAGCCCGAGTCATGTTAGAATGAGTTCGTTCAAGCCTTGTAGATCATCACAACTTGAAGGGAGCTTAGTCACTGGGAGGCCGCCCTCTTCTGCATCTGTTCCTGTACCTGAAATTGGAG GAGCTGCGAGCAGCTTTGTGGACAATGGCTTGGAAGAAGTTGATCCAGAGATTCACAGCATTATTAACAAGGAGAAGAATCGTCAATTTAGAAGCTTGGAACTTATTGCTTCAGAGAATTTTACTTCTCGAGCTGTGATGGAAGCAGTTGGTTCTTGCCTCACTAACAAGTACTCTGAGGGATTACCTGGCAAAAG ATATTATGGTGGCAATGAGTTCATTGATGAACTAGAGACTCTTTGTCAAGAGAGGGCTCTGGCAGCTTTTAATTTGGATGGAAATAAATGGGGTGTGAATGTCCAGCCGCTGTCTGGTTCACCTGCTAATTTTGAGGTCTACACAGCGGTTCTTAACCCACATGACCGTATAATG GGATTGGATTTACCGCATGGTGGACACTTGTCACATGGTTTCATGACTGCCAAGAGACGGGTTTCTGGAACCtcaatatattttgaatcaatGCCCTACCGATTGGATGAGACTACAG GCCTTGTTGACTATGATATGCTTGAGAAAACAGCTGCCCTTTTCCGTCCAAAGCTTATTATTGCAGGCGCTAGTGCTTATCCTCGAGATTTTGACTATCCTCGCATGAGAAAG ATTGCAGATGCTGCAGGTGCTTTCCTTATGATGGATATGGCTCATATCAGTGGGCTTGTTTCTGCATCTGTTGTAGCTAATCCTTTTGAGTTCTGTGACATTGTAACAACAACAACACACAAG TCTCTCAGGGGTCCTCGAGGTGGCATGATCTTTTTCAAGAAGGAACCTGTTCTAGGAGTTGATCTAGAAACTGCAATTAACAATGCCGTTTTTCCAGGATTGCAG GGAGGTCCACATAATCATACGATTGGGGGGCTTGCTGTTTGTCTGAAGCATGCAAAATCTCCAGAATTCAAGGCTTATCAAAGCAAG GTGGTCTCGAACTGCAGAGCTCTAGCATCTCGATTAACAGAGTTGGGATACAAATTGGTTTCTGGAGGGAGTGATAACCATCTGGTTCTTGTGGATCTCCGTCCCTTG GGCATTGATGGTGCTAGAGTGGAGAAAATTCTTGACATGGCATCTATTACCCTCAACAAAAACTCCGTGCCCG GTGACAAAAGTGCACTAGTGCCTGGTGGCATACGTATAGGTTCACCTGCCATGACTACCCGGGGATTCAGTGAAAATGAGTTTGTTTCGGTTGCAGACTTCATCCACGAAGGTGTGCAGATCACTCTGGAAGCAAAGAAGTCCGCTTCAGGCACCAAGCTCCAGGATTTCATGAAATTTGTGACTTC
- the LOC121780964 gene encoding uncharacterized protein LOC121780964 yields the protein MEVAEVRSSNPQPAVHGGGGYTLPAVRFSNEDILFCIDIGRETLAEMKLNGPNGRPYTRLDSIKQAIMLFVHSKLTINPDHRFAFSALGKSTYWLRKEFSSEVDAALSALRGLSVDSSTSHADLTQLFKVATHEAKKSRAQNRIFRVILIYCRSSTPPKSQLPSTLKLFTLDVMYLHDKPGPDNCPQVVYDTLVDALERISEFEGYIFESGQGLTRALFRNMCQLLCHPQQRCIQDELDLPKSLVKKSPAADASQGDENAVVSIQ from the exons ATGGAGGTCGCAGAGGTCAGGAGCTCAAATCCACAGCCTGCTGTTCACGGCGGTGGCGGATACACTCTCCCCGCTGTCCGATTCTCAAACGAGGACATTCTATTTTGCATTGATATCGGCCGCGAAACGTTGGCGGAGATGAAGTTGAACGGCCCCAACGGTCGCCCCTACACCCGATTGGATTCCATAAAGCAGGCAATTATGCTATTCGTCCACTCCAAGCTCACCATCAATCCCGATCACCGTTTCGCATTCTCCGCCCTCGGCAAATCCACCTATTGG CTCCGGAAAGAGTTCAGTAGTGAAGTTGATGCAGCACTTTCCGCTCTACGAGGTCTATCAGTGGATTCATCCACCAGCCATGCAGATCTCACTCAGCTTTTCAAAGTAGCAACTCACGAAGCTAAAAAATCTCGTGCACAAAATCGGATATTCCGTGTG ATCTTGATCTACTGTAGGTCATCCACGCCGCCAAAATCCCAGTTGCCTTCGACTCTGAAGCTCTTCACCTTGGATGTGATGTACCTCCACGACAAACCCGGACCGGATAACTGTCCACAAGTGGTGTATGATACACTAGTTGACGCACTCGAACGAATCAGTGAGTTCGAGGGCTACATCTTTGAGAGCGGTCAAGGACTGACACGTGCCCTGTTCCGTAACATGTGTCAGCTGTTATGTCATCCTCAGCAGCGTTGTATTCAGGACGAGCTGGACCTGCCCAAGTCTCTGGTGAAGAAGTCTCCTGCAGCTGATGCATCGCAAGGGGATGAAAACGCAGTCGTCTCCATCCAGTGA